In one Vicia villosa cultivar HV-30 ecotype Madison, WI unplaced genomic scaffold, Vvil1.0 ctg.000987F_1_1, whole genome shotgun sequence genomic region, the following are encoded:
- the LOC131632708 gene encoding uncharacterized protein LOC131632708 has protein sequence MAAQSSRFQEETRSNFRNLGASIKNLEIQMSQIAQQLAGPQQPGALPSVTVTNPKDHNNVSAIVTRNGKAKEVVEESTEEEEPLLEVDVEIKENEVEAEDLGVLEPTTKGKTSEQKPAVKLPFPTGNKKKGQHEKNFEKFLEMFKKLELNIPFLEELEQMPTYAKFMKDIIFKKRTTDRDPIILTETCSAILEGMKIPVKKKDRGSVTIPCTIGDRSFKKALIDLGASVSLMPLSIYKRLGIGKVQDTRMTLQFANHSVKRPYGIVEDVLVKIDKFVFLVDFVILEMPEDEEMPIIWGDHS, from the coding sequence ATGGCTGCTCAAAGCTCCCgatttcaagaagaaacaagaagtaaTTTTCGGAATTTGGGAGCatcaattaaaaatcttgaaattcagatgagtcaaatagcacaacaattGGCAGGTCCTCAGCAACCTGGTGCTCTACCTAGTGTCACGGTTACGAATCCCAAAGACCATAATAATGTGAGCGCTATAGTAACTAGAAATGGTAAAGCGAAAGAAGTTGTGGAGGAGAGTACTGAAGAAGAAGAGCCATTGCTTGAAGTGGATGTAGAAATAAAAGAGAATGAGGTAGAAGCGGAAGACTTAGGTGTGTTGGAACCAACAACTAAAGGGAAGACTAGTGAACAAAAACCGGCAGTTAAATTACCTTTTCCAACAGGAAATAAGAAGAAGGGGCAGCAtgagaaaaattttgaaaaattcctAGAGATGTTTAAGAAACTTGAGTTAAACATTCCATTCCTGGAGGAATTAGAACAAATGCCTACATATGCCAAGTTCATGAAAGACATCATCTTCAAGAAAAGGACCACCGATCGTGACCcaattattctaactgaaacttgtagtgctattttggaGGGTATGAAGATTCCAGTGAAAAAGAAGGACCGAGGCTCTGtaactattccttgtaccattgGGGATAGATCATTTAAAAAGGCTCTTATTGATTTAGGAGCAAGTGTGAGCCTTATGCCGCTGTCCATCTACAAGAGATTGGGAATTGGTAAAGTtcaagatacaagaatgacactccaaTTTGCAAATCATTCCGTAAAAAGACCTTACGGGATAGTAGAAGATGTGCTCGTCAAAATTGACAAGTTTGTGTTTCTAGTGgattttgtaattttagagatgccagaagatgaagaaatgccGATCATTTGGGGAGACCATTCTTAG